In bacterium, a genomic segment contains:
- a CDS encoding Gfo/Idh/MocA family oxidoreductase, whose translation MNKNTIRFGIIGAGNKEHRRGNSLIKQLSVLKNIEVTAVYDIVRNNTKFDTQGKHEPRWFTDFTNFLNSGLDAVVISSPPKFHTEQAIAMLKADIHVLSEVPAVVNIKQIDTLIEAERKSCAYYMIAENCCFRNDIELVKRLVDEAFFGDIYYAEAEYVHDCKYLWRNKKGDLTWRGRGELGVYCTHSLGPLLYILNDSVERVSCICNSTKLIDPDHELCPEFNHTMFMNTRKGRIIRVRVDLASPRPFLHFYGVQGTHGAFESGRGFSDKPRIMLAETKNPSLRSSKHTWTDLDDFMRQYIPERLQVKKEMKLGGHGTTEYWMLTEFISAIRSNRQPVIGLNAALNYTLPGIYARESIVQGGKMLKIPDFKVKDRNLESY comes from the coding sequence GTGAACAAGAATACAATTCGGTTTGGTATAATTGGGGCAGGCAATAAGGAGCATCGTCGCGGCAATAGTCTAATAAAACAATTGAGCGTTTTAAAAAATATAGAAGTGACAGCTGTCTATGATATAGTTCGAAATAACACAAAATTTGACACACAGGGAAAACATGAACCTCGTTGGTTTACTGATTTTACAAACTTTTTAAATTCAGGATTAGATGCGGTTGTAATTTCTTCACCACCAAAATTTCATACAGAACAAGCTATTGCTATGCTCAAAGCAGATATTCATGTGTTATCAGAGGTTCCAGCAGTTGTAAATATAAAACAAATAGACACACTTATTGAAGCTGAAAGAAAAAGTTGTGCCTATTATATGATTGCAGAAAATTGCTGTTTTCGTAACGACATCGAATTGGTTAAAAGACTTGTAGACGAAGCGTTCTTCGGAGATATTTACTATGCAGAAGCTGAATATGTACATGATTGTAAGTATCTATGGCGAAATAAAAAGGGGGATTTGACATGGAGAGGAAGGGGAGAATTAGGGGTATATTGCACGCACAGCCTTGGTCCCTTACTCTATATCCTCAACGACAGTGTTGAACGCGTTTCATGTATTTGCAATTCTACAAAACTCATAGATCCAGACCATGAACTTTGTCCTGAATTTAATCATACAATGTTCATGAATACTAGAAAGGGGAGAATAATCCGGGTAAGGGTAGATTTAGCATCTCCGCGACCTTTTTTGCACTTTTATGGCGTGCAAGGAACTCATGGTGCTTTTGAAAGCGGGCGTGGATTTAGCGACAAACCAAGAATAATGCTTGCTGAAACAAAAAACCCCTCTTTGCGATCATCTAAACACACATGGACAGATTTAGATGATTTTATGCGTCAGTATATTCCCGAGCGACTTCAAGTGAAAAAAGAAATGAAACTCGGGGGTCATGGTACAACTGAATATTGGATGCTCACAGAGTTCATATCTGCCATAAGAAGTAATCGGCAACCCGTTATAGGTTTAAATGCTGCGCTAAATTACACCCTGCCTGGAATATATGCAAGAGAATCAATAGTTCAAGGTGGGAAAATGCTCAAAATACCTGATTTTAAAGTTAAAGACAGGAATTTAGAGTCATACTAG